In one Brassica oleracea var. oleracea cultivar TO1000 chromosome C9, BOL, whole genome shotgun sequence genomic region, the following are encoded:
- the LOC106314215 gene encoding uncharacterized protein LOC106314215 — protein MRSIARQFIQVEVGNGSHTSFWHEVWSQIGCLKEVVGDRGIIALGIANNATMADVISNHRRRRHGQIILNDIEDEIDRLRVGGLDDKDDVKLWKWGEGKFVSKLSSKKTWCEVSIKLALGVKGVQKTCQHLFFQCPYSTEVWESLVKGLLRDDFTTYWDDIGEMVSGRSYPPTKMFLIRYSLQVAVHSIWRERNGRRHGEEPKAAAILSKLIDKTIRLLLLDVKATGHAYLERSLRTWFGTRQVPNPT, from the exons ACAGGTTGAGGTCGGTAATGGAAGTCATACCTCATTCTGGCATGAAGTATGGTCTCAGATCGGGTGTCTTAAGGAGGTGGTAGGTGATCGAGGCATTATTGCCCTGGGCATAGCAAACAACGCTACGATGGCAGATGTTATATCAAATCATCGACGGCGGAGGCACGGACAGATCATTCTCAATGATATAGAAGATGAGATTGATAGGCTGCGTGTTGGAGGGTTAGATGATAAAGATGATGTTAAGCTTTGGAAGTGGGGTGAAGGGAAATTTGTGAGTAAGTTATCTTCAAAGAAGACCTGGTGCGAAGTGAGCATCAAACTTGCGCTTGGAGTCAAG GGAGTTCAAAAGACATGCCAACATCTATTCTTTCAGTGCCCTTACTCGACTGAAGTGTGGGAATCTCTGGTGAAAGGGCTTCTTAGGGATGATTTCACCACTTACTGGGATGATATTGGAGAAATGGTTTCTGGTAGAAGCTACCCTCCAACAAAAATGTTTCTTATCAGATACTCTCTTCAGGTTGCAGTCCATAGCATTTGGAGAGAAAGAAATGGTAGAAGGCATGGAGAGGAACCAAAAGCGGCTGCCATACTGAGTAAGCTTATCGACAAAACGATAAGGCTTCTCCTTCTTGATGTCAAAGCCACTGGTCATGCATACTTGGAAAGGAGTTTACGCACTTGGTTTGGAACAAGGCAAGTTCCAAATCCAACCTAG